Proteins found in one uncultured Methanobrevibacter sp. genomic segment:
- a CDS encoding type I restriction endonuclease subunit R: MVNISIYNEEAYEKSIMELFQDLGYTYYYGPEVDRDYKNPLFVPDLDNLYRINRSLDRNAVDKAIETIQDFGIGSLEDKNNKFMEYLQNGINVTYWSDGKEESTHVRLVDYDNMDNNLFTVINQWTVVDLEMKIPDVVVFINGFPLVVCELKSPSREDTDTSEAYTQLKKYMQVIPVLFNYNAFCVMSDMSLSKAGTITANEDRFMEWKTTDGSYESTQWADFTTFFEGIFEKNRFVDILRNFITFSNDSTNKVKILGAYHQYFAVNKAVESTVKAINSDHKAGVFWHTQGSGKSLSMVFYVNKLQQRLESPTFVVITDRNDLDDQLYSQFAKCSDFLRQTPKQATSMKNLKELLNDRKANGIFFTTMQKFDDYDESLTDRSDVIVISDEAHRSQYGLEEKVDPETGEVKIGAARKIRNALPNATYIGFTGTPISKSDRSTREVFGNYIDIYDMTQSVEDGATVPISYESRIAEIGLDETVLDQIDQKYWELREEAEEHNIERSKRELSRMESLLGAPEIISDICQDIVNHYEDNRAQELTGKAMIVAYSRSIAIKMYEKILELRPNWDEKVKVVMSGSNKDPEEWHDIIGDKSYKKQLENKFKDDEDPMKIAIVVDMWLTGFDVPSLATMYIYKPMQGHNLMQAIARVNRVFKDKEGGLVVDYIGIASDLKKAMSEYTERDNKNYGDMNVDKIAYPNFQEKLEICQDLFHGFDYSKFFGDSDLERSKVISNGVNFMEDLSREETKKSYLKEALLLKKWLSLCRSRATEKERFEAAFFEAVRTVLVKVSSDKKLSIHEINAQITKLLNQSIKSTGVINVINVSDEVSLFDPEFLDKVRAMESSNLTISLLEKLLSDQVKGYTRTNIVKSEEFSELLKQTMNSYVNGHITNDEVIEELMRIAQLLRDAHNEGEELGLTEEELAFYNVIALPENIHEFYDDETLIKITQELTESLRRNRTIDWQKKESARANMRRTVKRLLKKYDYPPSEMKFALEKVIAQCELWVDESA; encoded by the coding sequence TTGGTTAATATTTCAATTTATAATGAAGAAGCATATGAAAAATCCATTATGGAATTGTTTCAAGACTTAGGCTATACTTATTATTATGGTCCGGAAGTTGACAGGGACTATAAAAATCCATTATTTGTGCCTGATTTGGATAATTTGTATAGGATCAACAGATCATTGGACAGAAATGCTGTTGATAAGGCCATTGAAACCATTCAAGATTTTGGCATTGGTTCTCTTGAAGATAAAAACAATAAGTTCATGGAATATCTTCAAAATGGAATCAATGTAACCTATTGGAGTGACGGAAAGGAGGAATCCACTCATGTCAGGCTGGTTGATTATGATAATATGGACAACAATCTTTTTACAGTCATCAACCAGTGGACAGTTGTTGATCTGGAAATGAAAATTCCAGATGTTGTTGTATTCATTAATGGTTTTCCATTAGTGGTTTGTGAGTTGAAATCTCCATCAAGAGAAGATACGGACACATCTGAGGCATACACTCAATTGAAAAAATACATGCAGGTAATCCCTGTACTTTTCAACTATAACGCATTCTGTGTAATGAGTGACATGTCCCTTTCAAAGGCGGGAACCATTACTGCTAATGAGGACAGGTTCATGGAATGGAAAACAACTGATGGAAGCTATGAGTCAACACAATGGGCTGATTTCACAACATTTTTTGAAGGAATTTTTGAAAAAAACAGATTTGTAGATATTTTGAGGAATTTCATCACATTTTCAAATGATTCAACAAATAAGGTTAAGATTTTAGGTGCATACCATCAATACTTCGCTGTTAACAAGGCTGTTGAGTCAACTGTCAAGGCAATCAACAGTGACCATAAGGCAGGAGTGTTCTGGCACACTCAGGGAAGTGGTAAGAGTCTGTCCATGGTATTTTATGTAAACAAGCTCCAGCAAAGACTTGAAAGTCCGACATTTGTTGTAATAACTGACCGTAATGACTTGGATGATCAGCTATATTCCCAATTTGCCAAGTGCAGTGACTTTTTAAGGCAAACTCCAAAACAAGCAACAAGTATGAAAAACCTAAAGGAACTGCTAAATGACAGAAAAGCCAATGGAATATTCTTCACAACCATGCAAAAGTTCGATGATTATGATGAATCATTAACTGACAGGAGTGATGTCATTGTAATATCTGATGAGGCACACAGAAGCCAGTATGGTCTTGAGGAAAAAGTTGACCCTGAAACTGGTGAAGTCAAGATTGGGGCGGCAAGAAAAATCCGTAATGCGCTTCCAAATGCAACCTACATCGGTTTTACAGGAACACCAATCTCCAAATCAGATAGAAGCACTCGGGAAGTGTTTGGAAATTACATTGACATTTATGACATGACACAGTCAGTAGAGGATGGAGCGACAGTACCTATAAGTTATGAAAGTCGTATTGCTGAAATTGGCCTTGATGAAACAGTTCTCGACCAAATCGATCAAAAATATTGGGAGTTAAGGGAAGAAGCAGAGGAACATAATATTGAAAGAAGTAAAAGGGAACTCAGTAGAATGGAATCCTTGCTTGGAGCTCCAGAAATAATTTCTGATATCTGTCAGGATATTGTTAATCACTATGAAGATAATCGTGCACAGGAACTGACCGGTAAGGCAATGATTGTTGCATATTCAAGGTCAATCGCCATTAAGATGTATGAGAAGATATTGGAGCTTCGTCCTAATTGGGATGAAAAAGTGAAAGTGGTAATGAGTGGTTCCAATAAGGACCCTGAGGAATGGCATGACATTATTGGGGATAAATCATATAAAAAACAGCTTGAAAACAAGTTTAAGGATGATGAAGATCCAATGAAAATAGCTATTGTAGTTGATATGTGGCTTACAGGATTTGACGTGCCTTCTCTTGCAACAATGTATATATACAAGCCAATGCAGGGCCACAACTTAATGCAAGCCATTGCTCGTGTCAACAGGGTGTTCAAGGATAAGGAAGGTGGGCTTGTAGTTGACTATATTGGAATAGCATCAGACCTTAAAAAGGCGATGAGTGAATACACAGAAAGGGACAACAAGAACTACGGTGATATGAATGTTGACAAGATCGCGTATCCTAATTTCCAGGAAAAACTTGAAATATGTCAGGACTTATTCCATGGATTTGACTATTCCAAATTCTTTGGCGACAGTGATTTGGAAAGATCAAAAGTCATATCCAATGGTGTAAACTTCATGGAAGACTTGTCCCGTGAAGAAACTAAAAAATCATACCTGAAAGAAGCGTTGCTATTGAAAAAATGGCTTTCATTATGCAGAAGCAGAGCAACAGAAAAGGAAAGATTTGAAGCGGCATTCTTTGAAGCCGTCAGAACAGTTCTTGTTAAGGTATCCTCAGATAAGAAATTGTCAATTCATGAAATTAACGCTCAAATTACAAAACTCCTCAACCAGTCAATTAAAAGCACAGGTGTAATCAATGTAATCAATGTCAGTGATGAGGTGTCATTGTTTGATCCTGAATTTTTAGATAAGGTTCGTGCAATGGAATCGTCCAATTTAACAATTTCCCTTTTGGAAAAATTGCTTAGCGATCAAGTAAAAGGTTATACTCGTACCAATATTGTCAAATCAGAGGAATTCTCGGAGCTTTTGAAACAAACCATGAACAGTTATGTTAATGGTCACATCACAAATGATGAAGTGATTGAGGAATTGATGAGAATCGCACAACTTCTGCGTGATGCACACAATGAGGGAGAAGAATTGGGATTGACAGAAGAGGAACTGGCATTTTACAATGTAATTGCACTTCCGGAAAACATTCACGAGTTCTATGACGATGAAACCTTGATTAAGATCACTCAGGAATTGACGGAGTCATTAAGAAGAAACAGAACTATTGATTGGCAGAAAAAGGAATCTGCAAGAGCTAACATGAGAAGAACAGTTAAGAGACTGCTTAAAAAATATGATTATCCTCCAAGTGAAATGAAATTTGCCTTGGAAAAGGTTATAGCACAATGTGAATTATGGGTAGATGAATCAGCATAG
- a CDS encoding class I SAM-dependent DNA methyltransferase, with protein sequence MAKDNSSEIGFEKQIWDAADELRGSMDAAEYKHVVLGLIFLKYLSDKFEERYQELVEEGDGFEEDIDEYTAKNIFFVPPEARWEVIAKKANTAENGKAIDNAMKAIEDNNKSLKGILPKNFSRPELDKKKLGAVIDIFTNVQMSDKGDKKDILGRTYEYCLSMFAETEGKKAGEFYTPACVVKTLVSVLKPYDGRVYDPCCGSGGMFVQSKNFIENHAGNINNLSIYGQESNPTTWKMAKMNLAIRGLEADLGKHQEDTFLNDLHPTLKADYVMANPPFNLKKWGQEQLQDDVRWKYGIPPKGNANFAWMQHMIHHLSPKGKIGLVLANGSLSSTTSGEGKIRQAIVEDDLVECIIALPTQLFYTTGIPVCLWFLNRDKKQKGKTLFIDAREMGTMVSRKLRELTDEDIDLIAETFTDFEQGVLEDEKGFCKVSDLEEIKKHDFILTPGRYVGFKPEEDDGIPFEEKMKTLTSELDELFKESNELEGKIRQSLKEIGFEF encoded by the coding sequence ATGGCAAAAGACAACAGTAGTGAAATAGGATTTGAAAAGCAAATTTGGGATGCGGCAGATGAACTGAGAGGTTCAATGGATGCGGCAGAATACAAGCATGTGGTATTAGGATTAATTTTCCTAAAATACTTATCTGATAAATTTGAAGAAAGATATCAGGAACTGGTCGAGGAAGGAGATGGATTTGAAGAAGATATAGATGAATACACTGCAAAGAATATTTTCTTTGTTCCTCCTGAAGCTCGTTGGGAAGTAATTGCTAAAAAAGCAAATACTGCAGAAAACGGTAAGGCAATTGACAATGCAATGAAAGCTATTGAAGACAATAACAAGTCACTTAAGGGAATATTACCTAAAAACTTCTCAAGACCAGAACTCGATAAAAAGAAACTCGGTGCTGTAATTGACATATTCACAAATGTTCAAATGTCCGATAAGGGAGACAAAAAGGATATTTTGGGCCGTACTTATGAGTACTGTTTAAGTATGTTCGCTGAAACTGAAGGTAAAAAGGCAGGGGAGTTCTATACTCCTGCATGTGTAGTTAAAACATTGGTTTCAGTACTAAAACCATATGATGGAAGGGTTTACGACCCATGCTGTGGATCTGGAGGAATGTTCGTTCAATCTAAAAACTTCATAGAAAACCATGCTGGAAACATTAATAATCTATCTATATATGGGCAGGAATCAAATCCTACAACTTGGAAAATGGCTAAAATGAACCTGGCTATTCGTGGACTTGAAGCAGATCTTGGAAAACATCAGGAAGACACGTTCTTAAATGATTTGCACCCAACATTAAAAGCAGACTATGTAATGGCAAATCCTCCATTCAACCTTAAAAAATGGGGGCAGGAACAACTGCAGGATGATGTGAGATGGAAATATGGAATTCCTCCAAAAGGAAATGCGAACTTCGCATGGATGCAGCACATGATTCATCACTTATCTCCAAAAGGAAAAATAGGACTTGTATTGGCTAACGGATCATTATCATCTACAACATCAGGTGAAGGAAAAATAAGACAGGCCATTGTGGAGGATGACCTTGTGGAATGTATTATAGCATTGCCAACACAATTGTTTTATACAACAGGAATTCCGGTTTGCTTATGGTTCCTTAATCGTGACAAAAAACAAAAAGGCAAGACATTGTTCATTGATGCTCGTGAAATGGGAACAATGGTCTCAAGGAAACTCCGTGAACTGACTGATGAGGATATTGATTTGATTGCAGAAACATTCACTGATTTTGAACAAGGAGTATTGGAAGATGAAAAAGGATTCTGCAAAGTCAGTGACTTGGAAGAAATCAAGAAACATGATTTTATCCTGACTCCTGGACGATATGTTGGATTTAAACCGGAAGAAGATGATGGAATACCATTTGAGGAAAAAATGAAAACATTGACCTCTGAACTTGATGAATTATTTAAGGAGTCTAATGAACTTGAAGGAAAAATCCGTCAAAGTTTAAAGGAGATTGGTTTTGAATTCTAG
- a CDS encoding restriction endonuclease subunit S codes for MSLDSNYTIKEINELCEINSSNYSKKDNWDFINYLDTKNIIKGEINEIKLFDPNYDKVPSRAKRKVKIDDIIISTVRPNQEHYGMIKNKIDNFLVSTGFTTLTVDKTQAYPEFIYYYITQKYITESLQTIAEQSTTSYPSIKPSDIGNLLIELPPLEIQEKISKILTSIENKITVNKEINKNLYLKIGLLILIF; via the coding sequence TTGAGTTTAGATTCAAATTATACTATTAAAGAAATTAATGAACTTTGTGAAATAAATAGTTCTAATTATTCCAAAAAAGATAATTGGGATTTTATAAATTATTTGGATACAAAAAATATCATTAAAGGTGAAATAAATGAAATTAAATTGTTTGATCCAAATTATGACAAAGTACCGAGTAGAGCAAAAAGAAAAGTTAAAATAGATGACATAATAATTTCAACTGTTCGACCAAATCAAGAACATTATGGAATGATAAAGAATAAAATTGATAATTTTTTAGTTTCAACAGGTTTTACAACATTAACCGTTGATAAAACTCAAGCATATCCCGAATTTATTTATTATTACATTACTCAAAAATATATAACTGAGTCATTACAAACAATTGCTGAGCAAAGTACGACATCCTATCCTTCTATTAAGCCATCTGACATAGGTAATTTACTTATTGAACTGCCACCTCTTGAAATTCAAGAAAAAATTTCTAAAATTCTCACTTCGATTGAAAATAAAATTACTGTGAATAAAGAAATAAATAAAAATTTATATTTAAAAATTGGTTTGTTGATTTTAATTTTTTAA
- a CDS encoding restriction endonuclease subunit S, which yields MKNSELGLIPNDWDIGILGDYIKIERGLSYKGKYLSDEGIPLINLGNILPNSKFRLEKLKFYSGDFDEKYVVNAGDIVANTDLTQDRLVLGSPIIVPSLIDNDVIIYSHHINRLSQFKLPKFYIFYNLLSERYNHMVSGYATGTTVLAISKESLYDYRIIIPPKELLFQFEEIATNIEKIKDNNLLEIEKLTKLRDTLLPKLMSGEIDVSKINCDLE from the coding sequence ATGAAAAATTCTGAATTGGGTTTAATTCCTAATGATTGGGATATTGGTATTTTAGGAGATTATATCAAAATAGAACGCGGATTATCTTATAAAGGAAAATATTTATCTGATGAAGGAATTCCATTAATTAACTTAGGCAACATACTACCTAATTCTAAATTTAGGTTAGAAAAACTAAAATTTTATTCAGGAGATTTTGATGAAAAATATGTTGTTAATGCGGGAGATATAGTTGCAAATACGGATTTGACCCAAGATCGATTAGTATTAGGTAGTCCAATTATTGTTCCATCATTAATAGATAATGATGTAATTATTTATTCTCATCATATCAATCGTTTAAGTCAATTTAAATTGCCTAAATTTTATATTTTTTATAATTTATTAAGTGAACGATACAATCATATGGTATCTGGATATGCCACTGGAACTACTGTATTAGCAATATCAAAAGAATCTTTATATGATTATCGAATTATTATACCTCCTAAAGAATTATTATTCCAATTTGAAGAAATAGCAACAAATATCGAAAAGATAAAAGATAATAATCTTTTAGAAATCGAAAAATTAACAAAATTAAGAGATACATTACTTCCTAAGTTAATGTCTGGTGAAATTGATGTCTCAAAGATAAATTGTGATTTAGAATAA
- the xerA gene encoding site-specific tyrosine recombinase/integron integrase: MKTKIISKIQNQMKPYLNQGQYIKLTNSLLNSLQDIDIIDNNNELSEVDNFKLLNLFLSAKQVEGCSDKTIIYYKSTIEKMLMKIKKQVYNISTDDLRKYLFDHKYEKHSSKTTIDNIRRIFSSFFSWLEDEDYIIKNPVRRIHRVKTGRVVKEVLSDENLEILRDNCEEIRDLAMVELLTSTGIRVGELVNLNIEDIDFYERECVVFGKGESERVVYFDARTKIHLLEYLHSRNDENPALFVSLNKPHYRLGISGVETRLRELGKKCNINKVHPHKFRRTMATNAIDKGMPIEQVQKLLGHVQIDTTMQYAMVNQSNVKLAHRKFIG, translated from the coding sequence ATGAAAACTAAGATTATTTCAAAAATCCAAAATCAGATGAAACCTTATCTAAACCAGGGACAATACATAAAATTAACAAATTCATTACTCAACTCCCTACAAGATATTGATATTATTGACAATAACAATGAATTGAGTGAAGTAGACAATTTTAAGTTATTAAATCTTTTTTTATCGGCAAAGCAAGTTGAAGGCTGTTCCGATAAAACAATCATATATTACAAATCAACTATTGAAAAAATGTTAATGAAAATCAAAAAGCAGGTTTACAACATTAGCACTGATGATTTGAGAAAGTATCTTTTTGATCACAAATATGAAAAACATTCCTCAAAAACAACTATTGATAATATAAGAAGAATCTTTTCTAGTTTTTTTTCATGGTTAGAAGATGAAGATTATATTATAAAAAATCCCGTTAGAAGAATACATAGAGTAAAAACAGGAAGAGTTGTCAAAGAAGTTTTAAGTGATGAAAATCTTGAAATATTAAGAGACAACTGTGAAGAAATCAGAGACTTAGCGATGGTTGAATTACTAACCTCAACTGGGATCAGAGTTGGAGAATTAGTTAATTTAAACATTGAAGATATTGATTTTTATGAACGGGAATGTGTGGTTTTTGGAAAAGGTGAAAGTGAAAGAGTAGTATATTTTGATGCAAGAACGAAAATACATTTACTTGAATATTTACATTCACGAAATGATGAAAATCCTGCATTATTTGTTTCACTGAATAAACCACATTACCGATTAGGAATAAGTGGCGTTGAAACAAGACTTCGGGAATTAGGAAAAAAATGTAATATTAATAAAGTTCATCCCCATAAATTCAGAAGAACCATGGCAACAAATGCAATCGACAAAGGCATGCCAATAGAACAAGTACAAAAACTCTTAGGACATGTTCAAATTGACACTACAATGCAATATGCAATGGTAAATCAAAGTAATGTAAAATTAGCACATAGAAAATTCATAGGATAA
- a CDS encoding restriction endonuclease subunit S, translated as MSINKNLDELCHLIFKYYFIDFIPFQNNEFIDTEIGEIPKGWNITTVGDILDCKLGGTPSRSNENYWGGDIAWINSGKVNEFRILEASEYITELGLKKSATKLLPAKTTVIAITGATLGQISLLEIDSCANQSVIGVIPNKKYPYEFVYPLISSILFDLLKHQTGGAQQHINKNNVESFKIVSPPENIISEYKNIVSSLYSQISANCFEIENLTKLRDTLLPKLMSGEIDVSKINCDLKYEINNLTLKLKNKLIEVVI; from the coding sequence ATGTCAATAAATAAAAATTTAGATGAATTATGTCATCTAATTTTTAAATATTATTTCATAGATTTTATTCCTTTTCAGAACAATGAATTCATTGATACTGAAATTGGAGAAATTCCAAAAGGATGGAATATAACAACAGTGGGAGATATTTTAGATTGTAAATTAGGAGGAACTCCTAGTAGATCTAATGAAAATTATTGGGGAGGAGATATTGCATGGATAAATTCTGGTAAAGTTAATGAATTTAGAATTCTTGAAGCTTCAGAGTATATTACAGAATTAGGTTTAAAAAAATCTGCTACTAAATTATTACCTGCCAAAACTACTGTTATTGCAATTACTGGTGCTACTTTAGGCCAAATTAGTTTATTAGAAATAGATTCTTGTGCAAATCAGTCAGTCATTGGAGTTATTCCGAATAAAAAATATCCTTATGAGTTCGTATATCCTTTAATTTCAAGTATTCTTTTTGATTTATTGAAACATCAAACAGGGGGAGCACAGCAACATATTAATAAAAACAATGTAGAATCATTTAAAATTGTTTCTCCTCCAGAGAATATTATTTCAGAATATAAAAATATTGTTAGTTCATTATATTCTCAAATATCAGCAAATTGCTTTGAAATAGAAAATTTAACAAAGTTAAGAGATACTTTACTCCCTAAGTTAATGTCTGGTGAAATTGATGTCTCAAAGATAAATTGTGATTTGAAATATGAGATTAATAATTTAACATTGAAACTCAAAAATAAGTTAATAGAGGTGGTAATATGA
- a CDS encoding restriction endonuclease subunit S produces the protein MSLDFNEDNLIDLCELVTDGSHHSPPSQVEGYYMASVKDMGMYKFNYSDCRKISKEDYDKLVKSGCSPRNNDILIAKDGSPLSNIFIYKEEYPMVLLSSIAIIRTNENKILPKFLKYYLQNPSIKKYIQTTYTSGSVIPRIILKDFKKFPINYPNIENQNKIINILERIDKKIEVNENINKNLDELCQ, from the coding sequence TTGAGTTTAGATTTCAATGAGGATAACTTAATTGATTTATGTGAATTAGTAACAGATGGTTCTCATCATAGTCCTCCTTCACAAGTAGAAGGATATTATATGGCATCTGTGAAAGATATGGGAATGTATAAGTTTAATTATTCTGATTGCAGAAAAATATCCAAAGAAGATTATGATAAATTAGTTAAATCCGGATGTTCTCCTAGAAATAATGATATTTTAATTGCAAAGGATGGATCTCCATTATCAAATATATTTATTTATAAAGAAGAATATCCTATGGTTTTGTTATCTTCAATAGCTATAATAAGAACAAATGAAAATAAAATACTTCCTAAATTTTTAAAATATTATCTGCAAAATCCTTCAATTAAGAAGTATATTCAAACTACTTATACTTCTGGATCAGTTATTCCAAGGATTATCCTTAAAGATTTTAAAAAATTTCCAATTAATTATCCTAATATCGAAAATCAAAATAAAATTATTAATATTTTAGAAAGAATTGATAAAAAAATTGAAGTCAATGAAAATATAAATAAAAATTTAGATGAATTATGTCAATAA
- a CDS encoding restriction endonuclease subunit S yields MSLELSTSRYKLEDICLQITDGKHGDCENQENSGYYFVSVKDIDDGVINYSNARQITKFDFEDTDKRTKLENEDILITNSGTIGKFVFVNSPLSRKTTFQKSVAIIKPNKNKIMPKFLYYYLISEKRRLVEYAGGTTQKNLLLRDIRNFEVEIPNETRQKKIIELLNNIDQLISVNKKLNKNLRNLIKILYKDYFESFELNNIPNDWEIINLESIIDIYNGYSYKGKELQESNCGIVTIKNFNRDGSFRIDGFKEIVYSTKIKKHHFINENDVLISCTDVTQDADIIGNCIIVLDKQKYNELIMSMDLVKIESKIPEINNFLLATIFKSYSFKKHILGYVNGTTVLHLDKKGIKKFKIALPKDLSELKNISERLEIFYSEIQCNQKEINKLVNLRDALLPKLMSGEIDVSKFEI; encoded by the coding sequence TTGAGTTTAGAATTATCTACTTCAAGATATAAATTAGAAGATATATGTTTACAAATTACTGATGGAAAACATGGGGACTGTGAAAACCAAGAAAATTCAGGATATTATTTTGTTAGTGTAAAAGATATTGATGATGGAGTAATTAATTATTCTAATGCAAGACAAATAACTAAATTTGATTTTGAAGATACTGATAAAAGAACAAAATTAGAAAATGAAGATATATTAATTACTAATAGTGGAACCATTGGGAAATTTGTTTTTGTAAACTCACCATTATCTAGAAAAACAACATTTCAGAAGAGTGTAGCGATAATAAAACCAAATAAAAATAAAATAATGCCCAAATTTTTATATTATTATTTGATTTCAGAAAAAAGGAGATTAGTCGAATATGCTGGTGGAACTACACAAAAAAATTTGCTTTTAAGAGATATACGTAATTTTGAAGTAGAAATTCCAAATGAAACACGGCAAAAGAAAATTATTGAACTTTTAAATAATATTGATCAATTAATTTCAGTTAATAAAAAGTTAAATAAAAATTTGCGAAATTTAATAAAAATATTATATAAAGATTATTTTGAGAGTTTTGAATTAAATAATATCCCAAATGATTGGGAAATAATTAATCTTGAGTCAATTATTGATATTTATAATGGATATTCCTATAAAGGAAAAGAATTACAAGAATCAAATTGTGGAATAGTTACAATAAAAAATTTTAATCGAGACGGAAGTTTTAGAATCGATGGATTTAAGGAAATTGTTTATTCAACAAAAATTAAGAAACATCACTTCATAAATGAAAATGATGTTTTGATTTCATGTACGGATGTAACTCAAGATGCAGACATTATAGGAAATTGCATAATTGTTCTTGACAAACAAAAGTATAATGAACTTATAATGTCAATGGATTTAGTGAAAATTGAATCTAAAATTCCTGAAATTAATAATTTCTTATTAGCTACAATATTTAAAAGTTATAGTTTTAAAAAACATATTTTAGGTTACGTTAATGGAACTACCGTTTTACATTTAGACAAAAAAGGAATTAAAAAATTCAAAATAGCACTACCAAAAGATTTATCAGAACTAAAAAATATTTCTGAAAGATTAGAAATTTTCTATTCTGAAATTCAATGTAATCAAAAAGAAATTAATAAATTAGTTAATCTTAGAGATGCTTTACTCCCGAAATTAATGTCTGGAGAAATTGATGTTTCCAAATTTGAAATTTAA